TAATGCCCACATATTTAGAATTATCTGTAATAATCACATCAGGTTGTTAATAACTTAATTTTTTATGCCACTAAGTTAATATATACAATGTAGGAATATGTTagtactaaaataaaataaaaccacTTTTAATTTTTTATCAAACTACAATACAATAAAAATGGAAAGTAGTAAATTACAACAACTTTTACAGCTTAAATAAACCAAAATACAAGAAATGAGTAAAAATTGGGGCTAAGGAATCTTTTAGACACAGGTTCTTAAAATACATTCTGAGTCTTACAAGAGAAATCGTTTTGTTTCCCAAGGTACAACAGCCGCAGCAATGGTACTGTCGTAATTGAATCTACGAACCATACCTTGAAATAAGTAGGATGTAGAAAAGATTGTtggaattcttttttttttttttgtgttggtGTTTCATGGTGTATTTTTCAACCAAGTCTCTCTTTGGTGTATTCAAAAGTTGAGCCATAACAGGTCTAAGAATTAAAAAAACGAAAAATAACTTGCATTGAACGTATTCATTGCTCTTTATTCTGGTATTAAATTATGAGTTGAAACTattgttgactttgactgtttcaACTATCGCAATTCTGAAACTGTTATGCAACTGCAGACTGAGAAATATTTGCTAAGTTGTGCGTGCACCGCGAAAATAGCATGCCACACAGATGACTGAGCACGCAGTTCCACACCACGCCATGTAGACCACACGCATCGTATCAATCCACTTGACTGTCGCGCGATACGCCACGTTGTCTACAGGCTCGCATATGCACACGTCTCACAGTCACGCCAAATGGGGTCTGCCGTCTGCGTCATCCAACACTGATCATTTGCGCCATTCAGAGGCCACCATGCGCACCAGGGCCATCTGTACGCACCGCCACATCATCCTCCACGCCACCTGAGTACCAGATCATGCACACGCGGTCAAAAATATATGGTGCCATGTCATGTAAACCACATGTCGCGCCATATCGATCTGCCACACTGGCATGCCACACGCCACATCGTCTGCATGCTCACATATACACGCACTTCACAGTCACACCATATGGGGTGCCCGTCATCCGCCACACGTACTCACCACTGATCATTCGCGCCATTTGAAAGGCGTCACGCGCACCATGGCGCCATCAATACCCACCACCACCCTACCTCGTCCATGCTACGTGAGTACCGGACCACACCCACGTGGTCAAAAATACATGGCGCCATGTCATTTAGACCACATGTCGCGTCATATAGATCTGCCACACGCCACATCGTGTCATATGGACTCCACGTCATCCGCCAGCCACCTGGTCCATGTTACCTGATTACCAAACCATGTGCACACAATGCAAGATGTGGTAACACAATGTCCTCTTATCCCAAAaactgaaattcgaaaacaatacgGGAACCAAAAATTACCAACAGAGGAAAGTCAACAAAGTCGCACTAATCCAAcaagaaaaccagtgaacaagCCATCAAATCAAGTGGCTCAGAAGTCAATGAATCAAGGTCGAAAGGGGCAAAATCAAACAAAAGCTAAAAAAAGATGAACTTTGTGAAGTCAACGGGTATTGATAAAATCGAAACTTTAGAAAACAAATCTAATGTGAATATTGTTATTCTtgtgaaaattttgaaaagagaTTGTCAAAACAACTCAAGACCAAGTACCTCGAAATCTCAAAGTTCGTCATCGAGTCATcaacatgattcttcggggtttatTGAACGAAAATCATGTTTCAAGTGTGGAGAATTCGAACATATCATTCAAAATTGTCCTTATCTTCATAAGCTTAAGGCTAAAGCTGATGTTCCCCAGACCAGTCTTACCAAAAGCGATATGTTTCACCAAAACAAGATCCGTGTCTTGTGATGGAACGTGAGGTGAAAAAGAAACGTAAAAAAAAACAAGGTGATTGAAAAGCCACTCAAGACCGAAGTGGTTCAAAACCATCTATTTCAGTAAAACCAGAAAATGAAAATGCTTCAAAATTACAAACCGGTAAACCTCAACAGatctggaaaccaaaaacggtcaTAAATTCAGGGGGAGCATCACCTTTTCCAGACCATCGCGAAGTTGAAATAACTTTTGCCATCTCCAACTGATTGTTTAAgtacatgtgcagggtgttccaggaggaacagttaatagtctttggattgttgatagtggagcatccaggcacatgacaggcgacatgaggCTTCTGCTGGAGATAAAGGCAGATATATTACAGGAGAATGAATTGTATCCAACAGGGTCGTGAGTTTTgataagatcaactttgtgcaacaacttgatcacaatctccTTAGTGTTTCTTAAATATGTGATAAGAAGTTTCGGTGCACTTTGATGCTAatagatgttatgtgctgaagcccggTTTCAATATTCCCGAATACTGGATTCTCTTATCTGCTCCAagaattaatgatttgtatgtgcttgatatgagccaagcaatcaCCACGTCTACACAAGTAACCtgttttatttcaaaagccactgaaaatgAGTCCATCTCTTGGTACAAATggatgggacacattcacttacgaaaaatgaatcatcaAGTGAAGAATAAATtagtgaatggtgtgcctgttaAAAACTTTCACCtgcaagacgtctgtgtttcatgCCATAAGGGAAAGCAAAGCAAGAAATTGCACCTGAAAAAGAAGGTCAACACGGTGGCAGTGCCGCTTGAACGCttgcacatggatttattcggtcctgtCAGCACAAaatcatcagcaatgactcatACTGCCTCGTTGTGACGGATGATTATTCacgattttcttgggtggcgtttatGGCTCACAAGGGCGAGACTTTCGAAACTATCAAAAACCTGATCACAACGATTAAGAATTTGTATAATTTGAAAGTGAGACGTATACGCAGCGACAATGGaattgaatttaaaaatcatactatggaggagttctgcacttctaaaggtattcttcatgagttcgGTGCCAGATACACTCCTCATCAAAATGGAGTCACATAGCATAAGAATCGAACGTTGATCGAAACTGCAAGGACTATGTTagtagagtcacagttgcccattccaaTCTAGAGTGAAGTTGTGGCCTCTACATGTTACACGATGAACCAAGTCCTTACAGTTAAAAGACATAACAAGACCTGCTATGAGCTTTTGCACAAACGGAAACCAGACTTACAATTCCTTGAACCGTTTGAAGCTCCTTGCACTATGATCGATCTAGATGGAAAATTCGGGGCAAAAGCAATcgagggatactttcttgggtatgccacccctaattTGAGAGTCTGGAATCTTGatactaaaagggtcgaggaatggtctgaagtcATTGTTCAGAGACATGTGCTGCCAGTCAGATGTCCTGGTTAGCCATGTATGTGTATGTTTCAGTACAATGACTTTTTCAGTTCGTTCAATGTGGAAGAAGATGTAGTAGATGTTGCGGCACAGATGTTTTTCGATAGTGACAACGCATTAGAATCACCTTTGGTTCGTCCAATTATTGTTAACAATCAAGTATCATCTTCGGTTAACAATAATGCTCTAGATAATAAGGATTTTCAAGATCCTGCTGAACTGAACGAATACTCAGAGGATGATAAATTTTATAATGCAAACCAAGAAGTTCCTACAACAGTTGTGCATGGTACTTCTGAGGCTACACCTCCAGTGGACCGCCCTGTAGCCTCAACAGCAGCTGAAGCCACTACATCATCCTCTTCGCCTGCTCAGGgtcttgatttggttgttgatctcaacTTCAATAATCTGGGTATAAACATTCCAGATCTTGCTAATCCAGAAACGGGAATTCATAATACTCATCCTCggcaaaacatcattggaaatgttcAAAGTGGTGTGCAGACGAGATATCAGTTAAGAAACAACAACAACGTTAGCTTGTATGCAGAGATTAGAAAGTCGGGTGTGCAGAATGATTGGTCCTTCGCATGTTATCTATCACAAGAGGAACCGAGGTCTTGGAAAGAAGCTTTAAAGGATAATTCTTGGGTGGAAGCTATGCAGGAGGAACTACAACAATTCAAGAAGCTAGGTGTTTAGAAACTGGTTGATagacctgagaactacaagaagattggaacCGTTGAGTatttatgtaacacctcgtaaaatcatgacCAACATaatgaagacacgtgtcatggactttaaacgtgtaaaagtGTGATCTGGAATGACCGAAATCgtcaaacaatgtaaatatgtGAATAAAGGGATCCAAAGGGTCAACATGCCAttcttgtgcctctgattgaccaCACGCGACGTTCGTATTCTTTAAAGAATAATTCATCAAACTTGAAAAGTCGTTTGTGCTTAAAATAAGGATCTTATGAAACATAGtgattaaaagtgtcaacatgttaacttgatacctctgaatgacctttttatTAATTCCAAACCTTAATATGTTTTATAAACATCCAATATATATTCAAATCCAGTTATTTCTGGTAATAAATAATTCAAATTTTGCAAAAAATGGATCCTATGTGTCTTTACGACAAAACTTCATTCAAAAACCTCCTTCAATAAAGTCCAAGAACTTGTAAGTGCATGGCATCACATGCAAGGGCATGCAAGGCCTGATTATATGGTCCCCTCTACTGGAAAAAGACATGAGATTCGAAGTTTAAAAAGGTTGCATGGTCAAATGTTAGAAGTTCACAAATTTTTGTCTTCTAACCAagctttacggaccgcaaagggtccactttacggaccgtaaggtggCGGAGCTGGGCGGATATAATTAAAAAGcggatacggaccgcaaagccaaaggcttacggtccgtaagacctgtAACTGGGCAGAAATGTGGACAGCTGCATGTTAAGCAGGTAGCACCGCCTTTGAAACCTTGTTTTCGAATTCAGGGGTTGCACCAGTGGTTTTTACAGTATAGGGACACCTGGAATTCATCAGAGATCACTTGTAGActtgtgtgtaatgatcttggaagttttgatgtccTATATAAGAGCTTGTAGTTTTCCTAGTTCAATGCTCATTCACAAAATTCATTCTAACTCACCTCTGGAGCTTGCAAGAAGTAGGAGAAGAATtccaagtgtagaaaagatagcaaggaccctaagtaAGAGTCTTAATCCCTGCTTAatcctggtcgggggttaagggaacggtttggtaagggtcttgcccttgttcagcgtttagaggtcctgcttgggacctgggtcaaatttagtaggatctccttcaatgcccataggtattggatggcggggatccaaactctttgacccccctcataagttaactactattaatactataacccggctatttaggagtgtatccctgctgactcagactacttagccgagggtaacgtcaccgccgaaagcgaggcctaccataatttgcattaataacttaattcattatcttccaataatccaaccctttaggattgtatccttgctgactcaaactactgggttgagggtaacgtcgccttcaaaagaggggcctactacaataactaagataatctcttaaacaagtgcaaaagtgcggaaataatcaaaggttatactaatacacgagtcggatccaagtgattcatcttgtctatctgtttttacttttttttttatttttcagcatttagttagtttttattttcttagtttaaaaacattttttctcactttttgatttgattagacgttgaggataaaccggtattaaaagctcttgtgtccttggacgacctcggtatcttaccaacactatactacgtccacgatgggtgcacttgcccatatgtgtgtttagtgttagtgaatatcgtgtttttataaatttaaaacttggctaaaggtgtaaaaagggcttaaatatacatttaaattatattacactacacacgcatcatatTCATTctcaaataagtgagtatctcacatcatatacgttaaaaacagataataaatggtatactcaccagtaagatgaactctcatGCATACCTTGATATGGGAATGTGTTGTGAGTGGATGAACACAGTTtagtaagtataaatcataccttaacgtatccccaaGTCATAGGATTACATctgattgttgagtttaagtggaaaacaataccgataatcgttataggatacTTATgtaaatgttaactaattgaacaacaagggtgttttggcatgaccgtacactgatatgattctcttaccctcgaaactcgcaaaaagaatgtctgtaaaaaGTTATTTATATTTCTTCATTTCTGCATGtctataaatattttatttattgctttccgtctttacgtttgaaatattcaaaaataccaaaaagattttaggtgtgttttaatataaaatttataaaagccaaaaagattttacttcTATCTTATTTTTGACTGACCGATGTTGAAACTCGAATCTATCCCACCAAAAACCCTGATTAAAAGCTAGAtaacaattgcatcttcataaacagTCGAAGTAAAGTTAAAGAACTAAAATTGAACAATTTTGAAACTTTCATTGTGTTGTCGGTTGGTAGTTGAATGAGAGTTGGTCACATGTGTGTCGTCTGTTAATATTGTTTAAAATCAACTCTTAGTGAGGTTTTCATCTGAAAAATTCTCTAAGATTGATTAAATCCATAGCGTTTATTCTCATTACACGTTTAGCTCTGTTGTGTGTGCAGATGAGGCATTCGCATCAACTAAAGGCGAAGAGAACGTGTCAGATAACAAGCTGTGGAGTGACACATGACGTGGATGAAATCAAGATGATCAAGATGATTAAGCTGTAGCTGACCACTCATCAACATCATGAGGATTTGAAGCCTTGAAGATCAAAAATTCTAAagcaacattcaagggggagtttgttgatacacctCCTGATTGTGACATGTGAAGACATTTGAAGATCCTACAGCATGAAGAACGAACCATCTCCagcaacatccaagggggaaTTTTTTGATGCACTTTTGTGTGGATGTGgcttggttcggttcggttcggttcgggtcAAGACTAACGTCGCGATGTTCCTCTGCTGTACGACCTGGAGTAGGACACACGAATGACGAAGACACAAGAGTGATCCTGTTGAATATTGATGACATTACCATGATCAATAGTATATCAAATGCATGCATGGAATCGAAATAGACATGCATTCTTCTGATCGAAATAGACAAGCATGATGATTTGGACATATTGGATATATTCTATTTGGATATATTCTATTTCGATTACATATGTCTTACATCGAAATAGACTATTTCGATTACATATAAGTGTGTTTCGATAGGTAAGTCTGTATTTCGATGTGTTGCATGTCTATTTCGTCTGTTTCGATGTATCTCTGTTGTATGTACTATAAATACAGAAGAGGCTCTGTATTAGGGAGTGAGCTTGTATGAACTAGAGAGAGAGTGTAGTGACAGAGAGTTGTCGGGTTGCTTTGTATTAGTCGAATCTTGTACCAAAACTCTATCGAAATCAATACACGGAACCGTTTGTTGTTGATATCTTTGTTCATTCTCTCACTCGGTTTGTGTcatagcttggattccgcactcgctatggCATCAGAAACAAGAAATCGCGTTCGTCCGACGATCCGTATCGGGACCTACAGATACAACGATCCCCATCTCCTCCCACAAGCAACAACAAGATTTCCATCAATCACCTTCCACTTCTCACCACCAAACTTAACATCTAGTCCctgtttatccagttgactaaTAGAAATAAGTTTCTTCGTTAAACCTGGAATTACCCTGACATTCTGCAATTTCGTTATAGTGCCTAGTGAAGTCTTTAGATTGACATCTCCCATACCCGTAACGTTAAGAACATGAGCTTTAGCTAATCGTACCTTTCCAAAGTCTCATTTTTTCATATTCACCATCATATTCCCGCTGTGCATGGCGTGAAACGAAGAATCAAAATCCATAGCCCAAGAGTCTGTAGACTCTTAACAGCAAAGCAGTACGTCACCGTCAGTTCATCTAACATAAAATTGTTTACATGTTGTTTACCATCCTCTTTCTTAGGAGTTAGGGTCAGGACACTCGTATTTAACATGCCCATTTTCACTACAGTTCCAGCACCTCACATTCTTCCCAGCTTTAGACAAGCTTTTCCCACGACTCCCACTGCTTCTGTTATTACCTCTTCCCCTGCTAACACTAAACATACCAGAAGTAGATCCTCCACCAGAGTTCCTTCGGCTAACGTCTTCACCTAAAACACTATCCCGGGCCCaatcaaacttcaaatttccagTTCTAGCAGTTTCAGTGACCGTTGTCACAAATCCTGACCAACTATCAGGCAAGGAAGATAATAAAACCACAACCTGAGTGTCATCATCCAACTTCATGCCCATAGTTGCTAACCTGGACAAAATTGAATTGACTTCGTTAATGTGATCAGCAACTGAAAGCCCTCGTTCATTCTCATATTAAATAGCTCCCTCATCAAGAACACCTATTACCGGTAGATGGCTTCTCATACATATTTGACAGAGCTGTTAACATACCACGAGCAGTTGTTTCTTTCATGATATTAAATGCAACGCTACTTGTCAAAGCCAATGTAATTTTACCTCTTGCCTTTTTGTCCTTTGAGTTTCAAATTGCTTCAGCAGCTTTCTCCATTCCAGTAGGTTTTTCTTCCAATACCACATTCAAATCACATTCACCAAGCAACGCCTCTATTTGCATTCTCCACCATGCAAAATCAGTACCGTTGAACTTCTCGATTCGTAACTTCCCGTCTTCAACCATAGAAAAcgagaaaaccaaaaaaaaccCACAGAAAAAAGCACCCGAAGACCCGAGCAACCTTCAATAAACAAGAAATCCGAATCACCCGAACCGGTGACTTCTCCCGCAAACCCGAGCGTACAACCAGCGAATTACCAGGGTTTAAGAAGCAAAAGCCTAATCGCCAAACACCCCAAAACCACCAGATCTGCAACAGAAACCCTACggctcaaaccctagacttacGAGTCGTAACCAGAGAATAGGTACGATCCATAAACAAGTCAGCGGTGACGGCAGCAACAACAGATCAAGATCTCTCGTCCAGTTCTCTCCCTCTCCTGCAATAACAGTGTGAACCGTGTATTTAACtgaacctttggctctgataccacttgttagggtatcggatcagagtaggctcgagcggaAGCGGAACATACCATgggttgcaactagggtttcatttttattagatgctcacaactgTTTACAGAATGACACAGACTACAATTACTtcataggtatttatagaacaagattagggtttcctacttgATCAAAAAGTTAACTAAGTGGACCTAATAACTAGGGTCGGCTACCCtaaagcctacgaacccaacaACCTGAGTACCAGACCACTCGCCACTTGCACGCAGTCAAAAATACGTAGCGCCATGTCATGTAGACCACATATGACGTCGTATCGTTGCGCCACATGCCACGTCGTGCTATATGGAGTCTGCATCATCCGTGAGCCACCTAGTCCATGTTGTTGGAGTACCAGACCACGTGCACATAGTGCAAAATACAAAGGCAGCCATCAAAGGGCCACATTGTCGTATCGATCCCCCACATGCCACGCCGTGCCATATGAAGTCTACTTCATCCACCAGTTTGAGTATTAGACCACGTGCACACAATGCAAAATACATAGGCAACCATCAAAGGGGCACATTGCGCCCATCATAAACGCCACTCGCACATGTGCGAGTTACCCTTTGTGTCCGCACAAGTATGTGCTTGCATGAAAAAATAAGGAATGAGAGCTCCTACCTATATATCATCTCAAGTTTtgtctctcctcctatgtggtaCAAGTTCCATTTTACCATTTTATATAATTGGTAAATTTTTTTCGGCTTTGACAATTTCAACACCAACTTTCAAACATCGATATCTCATCCATTTTAGCTTTGTTTTAGGCACGGTTTGATTCGTTTCGAAGCTTTCACATCATAGAAAACAAACCCACAAACAAATATATACTAACCTCGGTTACATATACATATTTTTGTCCAAGGTTTATGAACAATAGTTTTCCTACTTTtgtgaaaaactcattttcaccaAAATTTCCAACATACATGTCTAACATGAATGTCAACATCTACGGAAGTAAGAGAGATAACATAAAGATAGGAGAGACATAGAAGCAACTTACTTGGTCGACTGCAGTAGTATAATGAATCGATAATCTCCTCCGCGTATAAATCTCCATATACCAGTTTTGTAGATTCAAAATCAGAAATCTTTGCGTTGAAGTTCTACAATGCATGCTCGGTAAAATGAGAAATAAAACCACTGGTTGTCATAGTTGTTGCATTGTAAGTAACAGAATTACCTTGTCCAACAATATCTGATGCATCTTAATAGAGTACCTATAAGCCTGATAACTAGTGTGCAGGGATGAAAGGACTTCACCTATTTGTATTGCTATTTGAACTCTTGTCTCCCATGAAAGTGGTATCTTGTCTTCTGAAAACGTCGATGCAGAGGTTACATTCTACATCCCGTAACAAGTTACAACATTTAGTTTCTTATATGTTGTTTAAGGATCCACTTACTTGTGAACATGTGAGACTCTAAGCTTCCATTCTCCATGAATTCATAAATAAGGAACAGTGTCTTGTCTTCAAAGCAGTAGCCTAGAATCTTAACCAGGTTTGGATGATTAAATCTGCTTAAGAATGTCATGTCAAGACGCTGCAGCCATATTTGTTCGTTAGGTCCAAAACCATCATTCAAGATATGACAATATAAAGCATGGGGTGTAAGTTTTCACCAAATACCATCATTCAACTGATGCTTTTTCATAATTGTCCGTAATAGGCGATGCTAGTATTTCCTTAATTAAGAAGTTCTACATATAGGAGACTAGCATTTGATGGTGGGCATGGTtcagtggcggaaccagaacgATTTAGTTAGGGGGTTATCATAAGCTTATATTATATACTGGTTCAAATTAGGGGGTCCATCTCTAAGTTTgttcttcaaaaactcaaaatttataaataaaaattcaaagaGTTCCGGTGACTGGAGGGTCAACGGACCCCCTTGACCCCCCTCTAGTTCCGCCCCTGGCATGGTTCATAGATACTATGCTTAGGGTTTGTTGTGTGTCAGTTGGAGAGTGGCCTACCTCTCGAAAGTAAACGGTTGCCTCTCGAAAACTGCAAATTTGTGCTTTGTGAAATTCATATTAAGTTGTGTAGTTGTGTACTAATATTTGAAGGATTGTCACAAGGGTGTGACAAATAAAATAACAACCAACTCTGTATTTCTATTTTAGGGAGACTATAAGATGTTCATAGAAACCATTTAAAACAAATAAGATTTTTTGGCTTTTATGATTTCTTATGGAGCATATATGAAGCCATGAAGACAACCAGGCTAAAGCAGTATGGCTTATTATAGATAACAAATTGGGTGAATCATACGTAAAAACTTATTTATTTGATGACCTGCAATATTATTGATAAACTTTCATACTTATGTTTGTCTTTAAGTTGCAGTAGATGATAATATTAGAAAATTACTGTAGACTGATTGTTGTCAATATATAACAAACCCTCCTCAAAGGAAGTCACATACAATATTTGATATTCTTATCAAAATGTTAATATAGTTACCTTCTTTTCCAGGTGATGTTGTATCTTGgagtaataaaaccttttaaTGGCAATCCTTAATTGACCATTAACAACAGAAGGAGAAGATGTGTTTGTATGTATCCAACCTTCAAAAACCTCTCCAAATACTCCGTTACCAAGCCTCGTATGGTTCGTAAAGTCTCTCGTGGCACTTTTTAGATCATCAAAAGAAAACTTCTTCAGATCATAAGCCAGTATTTGTATATTCTCATCAGAAAATACTTCAAGGTGATCATCATTATGGTCTTTTGGCAAGGAGGCATGATTAATGTTGTCTTTGTCAAGAGGCTTGGGTTGATCTTGAGGAAATAAACACAACAAAAAAGAACATAAGAAAGAACTTCCTCAACCACGCATTCTTTTCGATCTTTTGAGGATATGTCCATTATATGACAAATAGATATGGAACAAATGAGACTTGAGAAAATTACAATGAATACAAATCACTAAATAAGTTGCACACTACCTGGAACATGATTCAAATGATCCGGTATATCAACCAGAGGGGTCACTTCACCATGATCATCGCTATCTTCATTGACTGTTGAGAGCTTTCCATCACTTTGAGCTATAGGGGAAAATGATGAGGATCATAAGTAACGGTTAATAATTTCATGGAATACACAAATGATCTGTATATGTATATACCAGTGTTGATTTCAAGGGAGATAAAGGGCCACTTAATCCTTCTAGCCAATGCCAATATGCCTGCAGCTGGCTTTACACGGCTGTCGAATTTATTTTGTAATCTCAGAGAGAGCTCAAGAGCTACCAGAATCTCTGCCATAGTGGGGCGTTTCTTTGACTCACTACTCAGACAACGATCTGCAATCTGCACGAATACCTTCAAACATTTTGGAGAGATCTGACTTTTGATATCAAAATCAATAATTTCATACATTTTCCCTTCCTCAATAGATTCATGAGCCCACTTAGCCAAACTGCACTCATCTTCGTCAAGACTGTTATCAAGTGCCGCCCTCCCGCACAACAATTCGAATAATACCACGCCAAAGGCAAACACATCTGATTTTCTTGTCAATCGTCCAGTCAAAAAATACTCTGGATCGAGATAACCAAAGGTACCCCTAACAAGTGTATTGACATAGGCACCAGATGTGTTTGTTGGACCAATTTTGGATAATCCAAAATCTGATATCTTAGCAGCATAATTTTCATCCAACAAAATATTTGTGCTTTTTACATCTCGGTGTATGACTCCATCTTGGGTGCCTGTTCCGGTATGAAGGTAGTGCAATCCTCTTGCAGCACCTATGCTTATCTGTAGTCGTTGTACCCAACTCAGGCTACTACCCTTTCTGTGCAAATGATCATCCAGGGTTCCATTCGGCATAAACTCATATATAAGGATCATCTCTGAGTTATCGTTACAATAACCAATCAAAGACACAAGATTACAGTGCCTCAACTTGGTAAGCATCTTGATTTCAGCCCAAAACTCGGTTGCTCCTTGGCTGGAATCTAATAAATCCAATCGCTTGATGGCAACAATAAAAGTTGCCCTGTTTTCCACAGTGATGGTAGCTTTATACACCTTACCAAAACCACCCTTCCCTACAATCAACGCATCATCGAAATTCTGGGTGGCTAATAGAATCTCACCAAGTGAAAACTGGCGGCATAATAATGTGTAAGGCAATGATGACATTTCAGCTTCCATTGAAAAAACAACAATGGTTGCTATAGTTTTGGAAGTGTGTATGCTATAATGAAACCATTGAAAAAACAATGGTTGCTATAGTTTTGGGGCCTATGAGAAGTGTGTATGCTAAAATGAAATAGAAACCACTAAAAATCTACCCAGGTCAACAGTCAACACGTTGAAAGATAATTGGCACTTACGTACACCAATTGACTTCTTTTTAGAATTGAAGAAACAAATGTCAATTAAAGTGGCTAACTTCGGTTGA
This genomic stretch from Helianthus annuus cultivar XRQ/B chromosome 8, HanXRQr2.0-SUNRISE, whole genome shotgun sequence harbors:
- the LOC110873892 gene encoding receptor-like kinase LIP2, translating into MEAEMSSLPYTLLCRQFSLGEILLATQNFDDALIVGKGGFGKVYKATITVENRATFIVAIKRLDLLDSSQGATEFWAEIKMLTKLRHCNLVSLIGYCNDNSEMILIYEFMPNGTLDDHLHRKGSSLSWVQRLQISIGAARGLHYLHTGTGTQDGVIHRDVKSTNILLDENYAAKISDFGLSKIGPTNTSGAYVNTLVRGTFGYLDPEYFLTGRLTRKSDVFAFGVVLFELLCGRAALDNSLDEDECSLAKWAHESIEEGKMYEIIDFDIKSQISPKCLKVFVQIADRCLSSESKKRPTMAEILVALELSLRLQNKFDSRVKPAAGILALARRIKWPFISLEINTAQSDGKLSTVNEDSDDHGEVTPLVDIPDHLNHVPDQPKPLDKDNINHASLPKDHNDDHLEVFSDENIQILAYDLKKFSFDDLKSATRDFTNHTRLGNGVFGEVFEGWIHTNTSSPSVVNGQLRIAIKRFYYSKIQHHLEKKRLDMTFLSRFNHPNLVKILGYCFEDKTLFLIYEFMENGSLESHMFTKDKIPLSWETRVQIAIQIGEVLSSLHTSYQAYRYSIKMHQILLDKNFNAKISDFESTKLVYGDLYAEEIIDSLYYCSRPNNSKYVGISRSFGLLLIQLLTGGRKGIANLQKYKSNRKVESCMRKALDPRLPNVDDTIVKKAMTFADAAFLCVDLDYPLDKTLDLLRKL